From Argopecten irradians isolate NY chromosome 3, Ai_NY, whole genome shotgun sequence:
TCAGGACACACCTTCCCAGAAAGTGGTATGTGTACAAGCATCAGTATAAGTACAGTTTACATGATTTCAGCACAGTACACCACAGGGATTTGGTGACAATTTCATAGTAACAAACCATAATAAACATACTATAAATGTATGCACATGTATGATCTCCACTGCCTGATTATTCATGTAGGTTTTCTAGTTTCTTCTTTTCTAAGACCCCTTAAACTTTACATCTTGCACATGTAGTATATAAGTAATGTATCACCTGCTTCAAACTTGttgtaaaatacaataaataatctATAATTTCATTGAGTCCTTTGAAATTGTTATTCTTTAAATAATGAACTGCAGTAATACATACAtagttttgagaaaaaaaaatagaatcaTATAATCCTTCTTTTGTAGTGTTATcttctttcaaattttgaagtaaaaataaTGTACTTCTTTCCATGATGATTGCAAATAAAAAGTATTGATTGAATGTAAGATTCTTCACCAAGTCAACCAATAAAGCTGTTCCATTTAGTCTAAGCGCTAAAAATGTGAGTTTTTTCTTAATTACTTATTATCTATTAAGAATTGGAATAAAATAATGCAGTTTATTGCATTCATAATTTTCCCCCTTTAAACTAAAGACAGTGATAAACATGTCTTTTAGTATATCATCTATAACACGAGTactataaaaaagaaaaaagaaatgatgTCTGCATAGACAAAAcaagaaataattaaaataactaTTATCAAAACTTTTAATCTACCAATAAGTTGTCTTAAAATGGATCCTAGctgaaaaaatatgaattagTAAATTTTCAAAGACAAACATTTTTCtgttaaaatatatgaataaatttataaaaacatattatgAAATAcgtcaaatatttcaaaatagattTCAGTTTAAAATTGAATGACAGCACTAGGAAAAGTATGTCATTTAGTACTGAACATGTATTGACTTTGTGTAAGGCCAGGTGGTGCCTGGTTTGTATGTGTATTACATACCTAGGCAACCCATGCAGCAAGACTCAACATGTGAAATTTCTACGACAGAAAtatgtcatcaattttgaaagaagttcaaaaaaTGCATTACCATAAGCAAGCATTAAATAACATCCCTACAAGTTTTTTTAATCAAGACTTCAAAAAATTTCAGTGATAAATATGACAATCCTAGATTCCGTTTTCTTTACATGTCTCAGCCTGCCATTAAACATTCAGGCAACAGTAAATAATATGTATGACAAGCAAACATAAaacattcataaaataattcaaatacaagTCACAAATTTAacatgtgataaatatttgaaGCATATCAGGAAAAGTGACACGACATAATCACTGTTTAAGCAGAATTATCAGTTGTTGATAGCATTCAAAATGACAAGACAGGCTCACACATGATTTACCAGATATTTTTCTGTAGCTTCATTTCTTCAAACCCTCGTCAGTCCATTGCTAAGGCGTTCTCGTCCTCTGAATGTTTCTATCATATGCATTCGTTTCTAATGATGGCTTTCCAGTTTCAGCCAGGTTgccaattttaaaaatgttggACGACATGCTGGATTTCTTCTGGTGCCTAGATGTACGACTGTCAGTGTAACGCCTTGGTCTGTCAGAATCGTCCCGATCCACAGGGGGTTTTGTAGGGCTTTTGAAGTTCGTAACCAATCAGACAACTTCACTACTGACAGGTTTTGACAAGTCCAAAAAGTACCGGGTACGAATTCAATAGCGTAACGGTATTGATCGTGTTTCAACTATGTTTTTATTCTGATAAAGATTACAAAGTTAAATGATTACAAATAGATAACCACAAATCACTACCCTAATTAGACACAAAACAATAGTAGACATAGCACCCGTTTTCCAAAACGTACGAATCAAGTGGTCACATGTTCGCCGAGTCCGTCAATGTTTTAAGAGGTTATCCGCAAACCAGTTTAATCAGCCAAGCCATGTATGccaaattataaattaatttccaAAACTTATCTGAACTTACCTCTATCAAACTTCTTTCCGTCAGGATCAATATCTTTAACGTCGAATATATCTTCAAAAAGCACACCCGCCATTTTTTCTGCAAATCCGGCGTGACCTCACAAGTTTATAAATTTTTATAAGAACTATATAATGGATGAGGTGACAGTTGATATCGTGATATTAAATgctatatattctatatatttacagtcaaaCAAGTTTTTAAATTAACATGATTTCACAAATAAACCAAGAAAACGTTTATTAGAAACAAATACACTTTGAACAGGAAATGACCATATGTAGACTAGTTATTGTTTCACACACAAGAGAGTTCtaacaagggaagtaactcgatGTAAAACGCAGGTTCCAACTTGTTGCAGTAATACATTGTGTTTTAAACAATAAGATTATGTGATCTAGTCTGAAGATTTTTTTGCTATTGTGACCAAACACTTTAAGATTGTTAAAAAAGTTTAATTTCAACTTTTTATTACTTATGCAGTTTTATAgcattgaaaaaataacatttcatacaaaaatataagGAGGCTACTTCAGTACTATTTGGTCGAATTTGGCATGAACTTGATTTACgtacaatgtaagtacattGTTGTACAAAATAACTCCAATGTTGtgttaagaaaataatattaaagagGTACTGGCCCCCTAATTGCTACGCTGCTTTACAttgaatttacattttataatgtaAGTGACCTGCAACtaaaaaagtaattattttgtACGAAAATCTTAATTAATTGACAAGCCAATAAAATCACTATAAACAATAcgtaatacatgtatgatatggACAAGTATTTTATATACGTAATGCAGCAACAGGATAGCCTAGTATTAAGTCTTTTTTATTAAGATACGTTTGATACTTTCAGATTTATTTTGGACGATTTTCTTTGCATTGACTCTGTCATAGGCACACAATGTAATTCAAAAACCTTTCTagatataatttattatatttttatgtcataCATTAAACGTCGTAAACCTTTTATTTTCTATGCTTTTAAAAAGAGACACTAAAATGACATTTGtcattaatattataataattatgtcggccatgaaatattaaatttaataacaaattcagcgaatttgttgttttttttccgcgaccaatttttatttgttatatatacatgtaaagccattttacaattacatgttGCAAGTgtagatatacataaatatctgTACAACGAGTATGTGTGCAATAGATGTGTGGCATAcaaagtttaatttttattCCAGCTTTGTTTTTATTAGAAATAGCTGAATCAGTAGCGAATTTTCTGCAGTCTTTTTGTTAAGTTACGACTACCCGAAGTGAAGTTTAAAAGTCTATTCTGATTGATAGGCCCTTAATAATCGAATGACTTTATTTGAATTGCACACGTACCATGTGTATAACCAACTGCTAATGAGCCTAGCGATTTACGAAGATATTACTCACTAATTTAAAATCCTGTTATGACGTTGGACTGAATTAAAAACGGTTAAAACCCATACACCAACCCTACCCTTCCAAAGACGGGAGGAAGTGGGACGGGGGTTGAAGCTTATATGTGGTAACATCGAATGGCTATACCATTCACTAAGTTGATATGCAACGATTTTACCAACGTTATTTAGACTTTAATAAATTCCAAagatttatttatcaaaaccgtacttttttatgatattataGGGCATTCTCTATGTTATACAGTGATATACATCTTATTGGCGTAGTGACGTTATAAAGGCGAAATCCATCGACTAGGCTTATTGATTTTTCTGACTAGAGAGACGTTCAGGTGACgtcttatatttatattcttttttatatatggCCTTAATTTTATATTCTCAAATAAGTCTTATGACtaggatatttatatatatttccaggTCAGCCCTTTTTCGTTTTAATACAGGAATAcgtatatgtataattaatcgTGCCAAGAAGAAAACCGATGGCGACATTTATTCGTACTTATGAAGATAACATGCTAgtgattagaaaaaaaaaaaaaaaaaaaaaaactgatgcACATATATTAACTAACAAAGTCTATTATAAATAATTCAGTAAACTTTTATGACTTTACAACAATTTTGTATGAgtttaatatcataatatttacTAATCGGTAGGCTCGAAACTACGTTTTCGAAACGAAAATTTAAGATGAATTTAAATTATCAAACAGATGCATTATTCCACGTGTATTTATGTTATAAAACCACTGTGAGGCAATCGGTTCGGCGTCAGACCCACGTCATCGAAATTAATTTTTGTTCTGAAAGTGATGATAAGTGAAGTATTTTAAGGTAAAATAAAAGCTTTCGAGACTTACCAAAATTATCAATTGGTCATGCTGAATACTCTTTCATCAAGTTCGCCGGAGTTACCTCTCTTATTAAAGTCTGCCGGAGTCGCACGCTTTCTAATGGGGCGCCGTTGTCCAAAATTCGATATTGATATATATCCAAAATTCGAATTCTTGATATCCAAAATTCGATTTATTGATATCCAAAATACAATCATTTCTTGAAGTCAACAATTCGAAGTTTGGATATCAAGAAATGATCATTTGGATATCCAAAAATATCATTCTTGATTtccaaaaacaacaaacatttcttgatatccaaaattcaaatctgagtgtactctacaTAAACCGAAGCGGTTTATGTAGAGTACActtagatttttgtgttatatctccataacataaaaaatatattcaagttaatccttaattcttcttgtcataatgtctaagtctggtgttaAGGcgagagtatctcgggctattaCCAAAATTGAAACGGTTATTTTGGATATCAAGAATTCGATTTATTGATATCcaaaattaaaaactatttaTTGATATCCAAAATTCGAATTATTGATATCCAAAATGTATTTCTTGATGTAAAAAATTCGAATTTTGGATATCAAAAAATGGTTGGCATTTTTggatatcaataaataaattttggatatccaaaaatgaattcTGGATATCAAGAATTCGAATTATTGATATCAATCAATCATTTAGAATTTTGGATATCCATAAACTGAATTTTTGATATCAATAAATCGTATTCTGGATATCCAAAATAGTATTTTTGGATATCAAGAATTGATTTTTGGATCAAGAATTTTGGATGTCAAGAATTCAAATTGgatatcttttattaaaattttggaTATCCAAAAAGCGGAGAAAATAGTACAAAGGCGCCCCATATTAGGCCCACCACCTTTCCAGAGCAAAAtattaaggtttcttaaaaaacccattaataacatcagaaaatatacgATATGAGTATACATTGATTGGATTgccgtcctattaacagccagggccatgtaaggacgccctcccatgtatgttgtgtgttgcgTTTATGAAATACGTGgtacatgttttgggagactgcggtatattcgtgttgtgtctgtgtgtgtctcggctaggggacagaacccaaagcctacctcataggggcgaacgctcaaccaaaggccaaaagtgaggcggtctCAAGGGGGGCGTTAGGAAGAAGAATGTAAGTAAGGAAGAAAGAATAGATaaggtcctaaatttagtcaccttaaATTACGATCAGCATGTACAATTCTTACTGCTCCTATAGCATGATTGTACATAAttggcgactaaatttaggatgttATTTACTTATGCGATACATATGGAAATTCCTCCatattataatgtaaaacatCACTGTTAAAAAGCACATGTCGTGCGTTACTAAGTATGTACGGAAATGACACAAATGAGGAAATATTTTTTAGAGATGTATGAGAGAACAATAAATTAGCATCCGTAACAAGAACATGAAATTCGCATCCGTTACAGGGACATGAAAATTAGCATCCGTTACAGGGACATGAAAAGCATCCgtgacacagggacatgaaaATTAGCATCCGATACAGGGACTGGAAAATTAGCATCCGTCACGGGGACCTGAATACTAGCATCTGTCACAGGGACATGAAAAGTAATTTCAGTCAACATACgcattttatatgcattttgaCATTTCCCATAGTACTCATTATTCTAATGTTATGAAAGAAGGTTGTAAGGAGGACAGTTCAACTTATCTGTGCCGTGACATCAGTAACATCTGAATACAAAGAAAAGTACTTATGCACAgcaaaatgaaactagacatgtATTAAGGTTGGTTAGTTGAGTATCTTACgctttacattttttatattgttaatgTAAGATTATTGCTGACGTCCTCTCTTGTATGCGATGTTTGTTCGTATAGTACTATCTCGTTGAATCATACTGCCACTGACGTCCCAACAGGTCATATTGTAACTGACTTTTTCATAACGTGGAACGTTGTCTAAAGAAGCAAAACGTGGAACGTTGTCTAAAGAAGCAAAACGTGGAACGTTGTCTAAAGAAGCAAAACGTGGCACGTTGTCTAAAGAAGCAAAACGTGGAACGTTGTCTAAAGAAGCAAAACGTGGAACGTTGTCTAAAGAAGCAAAACGTGGAACGTTGTCTAAAGAAGCAAAACACGGAACGTTGTCTAAAGAAGCAAAACGTGGAACGTTGTCTAGGGAAGCAAAACGTGGAACGTTGTCTAGAGAAGCAAAACGTGGAACGTTGTCTAGGGAAGCAAAACGTGGAACGTTGTCTAGGGAAGCAAAACGTGGAACGTTGTCTAGGGAAGCAAAACGTGGAACGTTGTCTAGGGAAGCAAAACGTGGAACGTTGTCTAGTGAAGCAAAACGTGGAACGTTGTCTAGGGAAGCAAAACGTGGAACGTTGTCTAGTGAAGCAAAACGTGGAATGTTGTCTAGTGAAGCAAAACATGGAACGTTGTCAAGGGAAGCAAAACGTGGAACGTTATCTAGGGAAACAAAACATGGAACGTTGTTTagagaagcaaaatatggcacgTTGTCTAGGGAAGCAAAACGTGGAACGTTGTCTAGTGAAGCAAAACGTGGAACGTTGTCTAGGGAAGCAAAACACGGAACGTTGTCTAGGGAAGCAAAACGTGGAACGTTGTCTAGGGAACCAAAACGAAGAACGTTGTCTAGGGAACCAAAACGTGGAACATTGTCTAAAGAAGCAAAACGTGGAATGTTGTCTAGGGAAGCAAACCGTGGAACGTTGTCTAGGGAAGCAAAATGTGGAACGTTGTCTAGAGAAGGAAAATGTGGAATGTTGTCTAGGGAAGCAAACCGTGGAACGTTGTCTAGGGAAGCAAAACGAGGAACGTTGTCTAAAAAAGCAAAATGTGGAATGTTGCCTAGGGAAGCAAACCTTGGAACCTTGTGTGGGGAAGCAAAACGTGGAACCTTGTGTAAGGAAGTAAAACACGGAACGTTGTCTAGGGAAGCGAAACGTGGAACGTTGTCTAGGGAAGCAAAACGTGGAACGTTGTCTAGGGAACCAAAACGAAGAACGTTGTCTAGGGAACCAAAACGTGGAACATTGTCTAAAGAAGCAAAACGTGGAATGTTGTCTAGGGAAGCAAACCGTGGAACGTTGTCTAGGGAAGCAAAATGTGGAACGTTGTCTAGAGAAGGAAAATGTGGAATGTTGTCTAGGGAAGCAAACCGTGGAACGTTGTCTAGGGAAGCAAAACGAGGAACGTTGTCTAAAAAAGCAAAATGTGGAATGTTGTCTAGGGAAGCAAACCTTGGAACCTTGTGTGTGGGGAAGCAAAACGTGGAACCTTGTGTAAGGAAGTAAAACACGGAACGTTGTCTAGGGAAGCGAAACGTGGAACGTTGTCTAGGGAAGCAAAACGTGGAACGTTGTCTAGGGAATTAAAACACGGAACGTTGTCTATTGAAGCAAAACGTGTAACGTTGTGTAGTGAAGCAAATCGTGGAACGTTGTCTAGGGAAGTTAAACACGGAACGTTGTCTATGGAAGTAAAACACGGAACGTTGTCTAGGGAAGTAAAACACAGAACGTTGTCTAGGGAAGTAAAACACGGAACGTTGTCTATGGAAGCAAAACGTGGAACGTTGTCTATGGAAGTAAAACACGGAACGTTGTCTAGGGAAGCAAAACGTGGAACGTTGTCAAGGGAAGCAAAACGTGGAACGTTGTCTATGGAAGTGAAACACGGAACGTTGTCTAGGGAAGCAAAACGTGGAACGTTGTCTAGGGAAGTAAAACACGGAACGTTGTCTAGGGAAGCAAAACATGGAACGTTGTCTAGGGAAGTAAAACACGGAACGTTGTCTATGGAAGTAAAACACGGAACGTTGTCTATGGAAGTAAAACACGGAACGTTGTCTAGGGAAGTAAAACACGGAACGTTGTCTAGGGAAGTAAAACACGGAACGTTGTCTAGGGAAGTAAAAAAACGGAACGTTGTGTAGGAAAGTAAAACACGGAACGTTTTCTAGGGAAGCAAAACGTGGCACGTTGTCTAGAGAAGCAATATATGGCACATTGTCTAGTGAAGCAAACCGTGGAACGTTGTCTAGTGAAGCCAAAACGTGGAACGTTGTCTAGAGAAGCAAAACGTGGAACGTTGTCTAGTGAAGCAAAACGTGGAACGTTGTCTAGTGAAGCAAAACGTGGAACGTTGTCTAGTGAAGCAAAACGTGGAATGTTGTCTAGTGAAGCAAAACATGGAACGTTGTCAAGGGAAGCAAAACGTGGCACGTTGTCTAGGGAAGCAAAGCGTGGAACGTTGTCTATGGAAGTAAAACACGGAACGTTGTCTAGGGAAGTAAAACACGGAACGTTGTCTAGGGAAGAAAAAACACGGAACGTTGTCTATGGAAGTAAAACACGGAACATTGTCTAGGGAAGTAAAACACGGAACGTTGTCTAGGGAAGCAAAACATGGAACGTTGTCTAGGGAAGTAAAACACGGAACGTTGTCTAGGGAAGTAAAACACGGAACGTTGTCTATGGAAGTAAAACACGGAACATTGTCTATTGAAGTAAAACACGGAACGTTGTCTAGGGAAGTAAAAACCGGAACGTTGTGTAGGGAAGTAAAACAGGGAACGTTGTCTACGGAAGTAAAACACGGAACGTTGTCTATGGAAGTAAAACACGGAACGTTGTCTATGGAAGTAAAACACGGAACGTTGTCTAGGGAAGTAAAACACGGAACGTTGTCTAGGGAAGCAAAACGTGGAACGTTGTCTAGGGAAGTAAAACACGGAACGTTGTCTAGGGAAGCAAAACGTGGAACGTTGTCTAGGGAAGCAAAACGTGGAACGTTGTCTAGGGAAGTAAAACACGGAACGTTGTCTAGGGAAGCAAAACGTGGAACGTTGTCTAGGGAAGTAAAACACGGAACGTTGTCTAGGGAAGCAAAACGTGGAACGTTGTCTAGGGAAGCAAACCGTGGAACGTTGTCTAGTGAAGCAAAACGTGGAACGTTGTCTAGGGAAGTAAAACACGGAACGTTGTCTAGGGAAGCAAAACGTGGAACGTTGTCTAGGGAAGTAAAACACGGAACGTTGTCTAGGGAAGCAAAACGTGGAACGTTGTCTAGGGAAGTAAAACACGGAACGTTGTCTAGGGAAGCAAAACGTGGAACGTTGTCTAGGGAAGCAAAACGTGGAACGTTGTCTAGGGAAGTAAAACACGGAACGTTGTGTAGGGAAGTAAACACGGAACGTTGTCTATGGAAGTAAAATACGGAACGTTGTCTAGGGAAGCAAAACGTGACTCCCTTTCAAGCCAATCTGTGAGCGGCTTACAATGTTATGTCAGAAAGAGACTGATTTGCttgacaaaattaattttataaacttGTTCTACAAATCTCATTTTGTtacacaaaaatgaattttgtccACAGATAGGCATagcttatttttgtttttggtgatGTGTGCATGTTTGTTCACGCAATTAAATATAAGCTAATTTGTTGTCAAAAATACCCGAACTGATTTGGTAGTGAATATCAATTTTGTGATACATAATTTAATGTTGTCTACAAATATGTCATTTTGTGAAACATTTCTGTCAAGTGGAAGAATATCTAATCtgatttaagaatattttttattttgtgtacaAAATTTCGATTGTCCCATTTGGCGCCCCGTAACCGATACTTTTGTAGATATATTGTGTATTAGCGCATAAAGcttgtttttatcatttattgtttcACAGGAAATGGGAACACTTGCCTATAGCTATACAACGAGGAAGAAttcaatgtacatataaaaaacAGATGTATGATCCATTCATATACAAGTAACTTCAGCCATGTTCTTACAGAAATGGAAGTAATAGTATTAATCGTGGTATTGGTGCCTTGCCTTTATGCAGGTGAGTGTCTTGAgcactgtacatgtactgtaatattcTACACACAGGGATCTGAGGATTAGTTAGTCTATATCATTATGGAACTaccagagtgcccatagaccatttttagactTTTAGGGGTTTAGATCAAAAATAGGTAAAAATCATATCCTACATTTTATAAGTGTAATTTCATATCAACTTTTTGAAAACTTTCACTTGAcataaatatttcacaaaatgacATATTTGTAGACAACATATAGGGTAAAAATCTGCACAGGATAAactttttgaatttaaattagttaattgcattaatacacatatgtctataatactTAAAATCCAATTGTACTATTATCATTACTACAGCGCCCCTTCATTAACACTAGTAAATTTGAAGCCCATTAGGTTTTTTACCTATAACAAGTCATAGTGAAAATACCTAAATCGCGTTTTTGTTGTGACTGAAAATACCACATAAAATTACCTTTAAAACGACACATCACACTTGACTGTATTCAACATTGTTCTTtcacaaatcaaaatttgaaaatttgacagcAAATACGacttttctaaaaaaaaattttttatttttttcgctTGAGCAACTGAATAAGTAAGACACTAGTCGAGTACCCTAacatttgatgtttaaaatgatATCCAAGTTATCATCAGTTCACCGTGATCCACAGCATCAGTTTATGTATTACTGGATATGAGTACTGAgagtaaaatgttaaatattaccAACTTTATGTAAAAGTAGAATGTGATGATCAGGTGTTTATTTTGACCAAACCTTGAAATTAAACTGATATTTACACTTTTCAGAAATTCTACTTATCCGTTTTAAAAGAGTGGGACATATAATGCTGAGTGTTGtgatttaacatatacacaatgtcATGTTGCATTCCAGAAACTGTATAAGCGTTTAggtaataaaaattcaatacgaCAGTCTGAGATAGGGGgttagaattgcacctgctatccccattgcatgatcgtaaaagatgACTAAATT
This genomic window contains:
- the LOC138319556 gene encoding putative uncharacterized protein ENSP00000383309, encoding MKISIRYRDWKISIRHGDLNTSICHRDMKKAKRGTLSKEAKRGTLSKEAKRGTLSKEAKRGTLSKEAKRGTLSKEAKRGTLSKEAKHGTLSKEAKRGTLSREAKRGTLSREAKRGTLSREAKRGTLSREAKRGTLSREAKRGTLSREAKRGTLSSEAKRGTLSREAKRGTLSSEAKRGMLSSEAKHGTLSREAKRGTLSRETKHGTLFREAKYGTLSREAKRGTLSSEAKRGTLSREAKHGTLSREAKRGTLSREPKRRTLSREPKRGTLSKEAKRGMLSREANRGTLSREAKCGTLSREGKCGMLSREANRGTLSREAKRGTLSKKAKCGMLPREANLGTLCGEAKRGTLCKEVKHGTLSREAKRGTLSREAKRGTLSREPKRRTLSREPKRGTLSKEAKRGMLSREANRGTLSREAKCGTLSREGKCGMLSREANRGTLSREAKRGTLSKKAKCGMLSREANLGTLCVGKQNVEPCVRK